GTTCGGGAAGGTAGACATCCGTGGTCGAACCGATGGTGCGGTCGAACCATCGACCCGACATCGCCGTCTTGAATCGAGCGGGGACACCGGCCCAGAGCCCCTGCTCGCTGCGCTCGGCAGCTGTCAGAACGGATCCGGCAGCCAGCACCGATCGTGCGGGCAGCTCACCGCCTCCGAGCAGAAGGCACCTCGCGCCGACGAAAGAGCGCTCGCCGATCACGACCGGATATGCGGACTGGGCGTTCCTGGACAGATCGATGCTGTGAGTCAGCACCTGCGACCCGAACCCCGCGAGCGCGGAGTAGGCGCCGACCAGGAGCGACCCGGAGCAGTCGATCCCGTGCCGGCTGGTCACGTAGGAGTGCTCGCCGAGCACCAGACGCGCCCCCTTGCAACCGCGCAT
Above is a window of Microbacterium suwonense DNA encoding:
- a CDS encoding acyltransferase — protein: MRGCKGARLVLGEHSYVTSRHGIDCSGSLLVGAYSALAGFGSQVLTHSIDLSRNAQSAYPVVIGERSFVGARCLLLGGGELPARSVLAAGSVLTAAERSEQGLWAGVPARFKTAMSGRWFDRTIGSTTDVYLPELDETIEAAI